In a single window of the Agromyces sp. H17E-10 genome:
- a CDS encoding alanine racemase, giving the protein MSRLTPLAETADTRLESSDKGLPARAAGLSVREFLATAPTLAEFWTPLLALDRAALEHNASTIQRWCAERGLELMPHGKTTMAPALWRLQLEAGATGLTLATPGQVRTARSFGVRSIMLANALVAPDALAWLAAEQAADASFEFWSWVDSIETVEAMERGLAAAIDAPARPLAVLVELGAGGGRTGARGLDEAVEIARRVADSPALRLAGVAGYEGSLGHDRSSVAVAAVRDYLADLLELHDEVRRLAAPTDGPLVVTAGGSAYLDLVADVFGPGIEADAEVHATRWVLRSGASLVHDEGFYRGISPIDAELTPAMRGHARIVSHPEPGLALLDGGKRDLPYDEGMPVPLGVAAEPGADVRPLGEASVTAVNDQHAYLRAEAGGVLPVGIGDVVALGLSHPCTAFDKWRWIPVVEHAGSDRVVDLVRTYF; this is encoded by the coding sequence ATGTCCCGCCTCACGCCGCTCGCCGAGACCGCCGACACCCGCCTCGAGTCGAGCGACAAGGGCCTACCGGCCCGTGCCGCCGGCCTCAGCGTGCGCGAGTTCCTCGCGACCGCACCGACGCTCGCCGAGTTCTGGACTCCCCTGCTCGCACTCGACCGGGCAGCGCTCGAGCACAACGCCTCGACCATCCAGCGCTGGTGCGCCGAACGCGGGCTCGAGCTCATGCCGCACGGCAAGACCACCATGGCCCCGGCCCTGTGGCGTCTGCAGCTCGAGGCCGGCGCGACCGGCCTCACCCTCGCGACCCCGGGCCAGGTGCGCACCGCCCGCTCGTTCGGAGTTCGCTCGATCATGCTCGCGAACGCGCTCGTCGCACCCGATGCGCTCGCGTGGCTCGCCGCCGAACAGGCCGCCGACGCGTCGTTCGAGTTCTGGTCGTGGGTCGACTCGATCGAGACCGTCGAGGCGATGGAGCGCGGGCTCGCGGCGGCGATCGACGCACCGGCGCGCCCGCTCGCGGTGCTCGTCGAGCTCGGCGCCGGCGGCGGTCGCACGGGAGCCCGCGGACTCGACGAGGCGGTCGAGATCGCCCGCCGAGTGGCCGACTCCCCCGCACTCCGGCTCGCCGGAGTCGCCGGGTACGAAGGCAGCCTCGGTCACGACCGCTCCTCGGTCGCGGTCGCCGCCGTGCGCGACTACCTCGCCGACCTGCTCGAACTGCACGACGAGGTTCGCCGGCTCGCCGCACCGACCGACGGCCCGCTCGTCGTCACGGCCGGCGGCAGCGCCTACCTCGACCTCGTCGCCGACGTCTTCGGACCCGGGATCGAGGCCGACGCCGAGGTGCACGCGACGCGCTGGGTGCTGCGCTCGGGCGCGTCGCTCGTGCACGACGAGGGCTTCTACCGCGGCATCTCCCCCATCGACGCCGAACTCACCCCGGCGATGCGCGGGCACGCCCGCATCGTGTCGCATCCCGAACCCGGGCTCGCCCTGCTCGACGGGGGCAAGCGCGACCTGCCGTACGACGAGGGGATGCCGGTGCCGCTCGGCGTCGCCGCCGAACCGGGCGCCGACGTGCGGCCCCTCGGCGAGGCATCCGTCACCGCCGTCAACGACCAGCACGCGTACCTGCGGGCCGAGGCGGGCGGCGTGCTCCCGGTCGGCATCGGCGACGTCGTCGCGCTCGGCCTCTCACACCCGTGCACCGCGTTCGACAAGTGGCGGTGGATCCCCGTCGTCGAGCACGCCGGCAGCGACCGCGTCGTCGACCTCGTGCGCACGTACTTCTGA
- a CDS encoding N-acyl-D-amino-acid deacylase family protein, with protein sequence MTVLITNARVVDATGERPGLHDVLLEGGRVARIVETSGAGFETLAALAPQPTTMVDAGGRLLMPGFVDAHSHADAAVFVPEVQLALLRQGVTTVIGGQDGVGFAPGDGVYGTEYFAAINGPHPHYAGGGIAGLLAGYDGATALNVATLVPAGTVRFAVMGRSTASPTRAELDEMRDLVASGLDDGAAGLSTGLDYVPGVFADAAELAELTRPVADAGGVYVSHMRGGYEANSAAGIDEIAAIAAAGGVRVHVSHFHAEPGIVRDQLARLAAAGVDASFDAYPYTRGCSILAMPILPAELTVRPADEVVAVLADPASRRRLRRDWFPTITGYASLGPDWPAMLTLAHVAAPEYDWAHGLTLAEGAVQATRRTGVDTDAIDFALDVLVASRLEVNVVMAVQHERSDDELAAILSLPSAIGGSDGIFLGRHPHPRARGSFARYLSLLVREQGAMSWPDAAALVSARAAERFGLGDRGVVREGAIADLVLVDPSHVGPRAAYDAPLGLAEGIDDVFVAGVPVLAGGELTGATPGMGLRRSTNVSGLRSEASRNPGSGFETVAALPPQPGSGREG encoded by the coding sequence GTGACCGTGCTGATCACGAATGCGCGCGTCGTCGACGCGACCGGCGAACGGCCCGGGCTGCACGACGTGCTGCTCGAGGGCGGGCGGGTCGCGCGGATCGTCGAGACGTCAGGTGCGGGTTTCGAGACGCTCGCTGCGCTCGCTCCTCAACCCACGACCATGGTCGACGCGGGCGGGCGGCTGCTCATGCCCGGCTTCGTCGACGCCCACTCGCACGCCGACGCGGCCGTCTTCGTCCCCGAGGTGCAGCTCGCACTGCTCCGCCAGGGGGTCACGACCGTCATCGGCGGTCAGGACGGGGTCGGTTTCGCCCCGGGCGACGGCGTCTACGGCACCGAGTACTTCGCGGCGATCAACGGACCGCACCCGCACTACGCGGGCGGCGGCATCGCCGGCCTCCTCGCCGGGTACGACGGCGCGACCGCGCTCAACGTCGCCACCCTCGTCCCGGCAGGCACCGTCCGCTTCGCCGTGATGGGCCGCTCGACCGCATCACCGACCCGCGCCGAGCTCGACGAGATGCGCGACCTCGTCGCATCCGGCCTCGACGACGGCGCCGCGGGCCTCTCGACCGGTCTCGATTACGTTCCCGGTGTGTTCGCCGATGCCGCCGAGCTCGCCGAACTCACCCGGCCCGTCGCCGATGCGGGCGGCGTGTACGTCTCGCACATGCGCGGCGGCTACGAGGCGAACTCGGCCGCGGGCATCGACGAGATCGCCGCGATCGCCGCGGCCGGCGGGGTGCGCGTGCACGTGTCGCACTTCCACGCCGAACCCGGCATCGTTCGCGACCAGCTCGCCCGTCTCGCGGCCGCGGGCGTCGACGCGAGCTTCGACGCCTACCCCTACACGCGTGGCTGCTCGATCCTCGCGATGCCGATCCTGCCCGCCGAGCTCACCGTGCGCCCCGCCGACGAGGTGGTCGCCGTGCTGGCCGATCCCGCTTCGCGCCGACGGCTGCGCCGCGACTGGTTCCCGACGATCACCGGCTACGCGAGCCTCGGGCCCGACTGGCCGGCCATGCTCACACTCGCGCACGTCGCGGCGCCCGAGTACGACTGGGCGCACGGGCTCACCCTCGCCGAGGGCGCGGTGCAGGCGACCCGGCGCACGGGCGTCGACACCGATGCGATCGACTTCGCCCTCGACGTGCTCGTGGCGTCGCGGCTCGAGGTCAACGTCGTGATGGCGGTGCAGCACGAGCGCAGCGACGACGAGCTTGCGGCGATCCTCTCGCTGCCCAGCGCGATCGGCGGCTCCGACGGCATCTTCCTCGGCCGCCATCCTCATCCGCGGGCGCGCGGGTCGTTCGCGAGGTACCTCTCGCTGCTCGTGCGCGAGCAGGGGGCGATGAGCTGGCCGGATGCCGCGGCCCTCGTCTCCGCGCGCGCGGCCGAGCGGTTCGGACTCGGCGATCGAGGCGTCGTGCGCGAGGGCGCGATCGCCGACCTCGTGCTCGTCGACCCCTCGCACGTCGGCCCGCGCGCGGCATACGACGCGCCGCTCGGGCTCGCCGAGGGCATCGACGACGTGTTCGTCGCGGGCGTGCCCGTGCTCGCGGGCGGCGAGCTCACCGGGGCGACACCGGGCATGGGGCTTCGGCGGTCGACGAACGTCAGCGGGTTGAGGAGCGAAGCGTCCCGAAACCCGGGGTCAGGTTTCGAGACGGTCGCTGCGCTCCCTCCCCAACCCGGATCTGGAAGGGAGGGCTGA
- a CDS encoding IclR family transcriptional regulator yields MSQSVTRAARIIEAIAADPRTVAELAEEFSLHRSTMFRELQALESVGWVRKRGSGRYTLGTQLAALSKQALDSLDLREAGSEHVRRLQRRTGNTVHLAALMDRSIVYVDKAEDESGVRMYSRIGRAVIPYCSAVGKAILADLDRAGRDAVLDGVVWQRYTDLTIDSRERLDRELALVSARGYATDDREFEAFVNCIAVPIRSSMGIVGALSVTAIRMVADLDRLKADLPAMRETAELISRELG; encoded by the coding sequence ATGTCGCAGAGCGTGACGCGCGCGGCGCGCATCATCGAGGCGATCGCCGCCGACCCGCGGACGGTCGCCGAGCTCGCCGAGGAGTTCTCGCTGCACCGGTCGACGATGTTCCGCGAGCTGCAGGCGCTCGAGTCGGTCGGCTGGGTGCGCAAGCGCGGCTCGGGCCGGTACACCCTCGGCACGCAGCTCGCGGCGCTCTCGAAGCAGGCGCTCGACTCGCTCGACCTGCGCGAGGCCGGCTCCGAGCACGTGCGCCGGTTGCAGCGCCGCACGGGCAACACCGTGCACCTCGCCGCACTCATGGACCGCTCGATCGTCTACGTCGACAAGGCCGAGGACGAGTCCGGCGTGCGCATGTACTCGCGCATCGGTCGCGCCGTGATCCCCTACTGCTCGGCGGTCGGCAAGGCGATCCTCGCCGACCTCGACCGGGCGGGCCGTGACGCGGTGCTCGACGGCGTCGTCTGGCAGCGGTACACCGACCTCACGATCGACTCGCGCGAGCGGCTCGACCGCGAACTGGCGCTCGTCTCCGCCCGCGGCTACGCGACCGACGACCGAGAGTTCGAGGCCTTCGTGAACTGCATCGCCGTGCCCATCCGCAGTTCGATGGGCATCGTCGGCGCGCTCTCGGTCACGGCGATCCGCATGGTCGCCGACCTCGACCGGCTGAAGGCCGACCTGCCCGCGATGCGGGAGACCGCCGAGCTCATCTCGCGAGAGCTCGGCTGA
- a CDS encoding RidA family protein, with product MSKTAVTLSNAPKPAGPYSHGVVANGFLYTAGFGPQDPATGLVVEGGVKEQTRQVLRNIGAVLAEYGLTHDDVVKVTAHLEDLADFAEYNEAYAEFFTEPYPVRTTVGSRLANILVEIDVVAAIPQG from the coding sequence ATGTCCAAGACCGCCGTCACCCTCTCGAACGCGCCGAAGCCGGCCGGGCCCTACAGCCACGGCGTCGTCGCGAACGGATTCCTGTACACGGCGGGCTTCGGCCCGCAGGACCCGGCGACCGGGCTCGTCGTCGAGGGCGGCGTGAAGGAGCAGACCCGCCAGGTGCTGCGCAACATCGGCGCGGTGCTCGCCGAGTACGGGCTCACCCACGACGACGTCGTGAAGGTCACCGCCCACCTCGAGGACCTCGCCGACTTCGCGGAGTACAACGAGGCGTACGCCGAGTTCTTCACCGAGCCGTACCCCGTGCGCACCACGGTCGGCTCGCGACTCGCGAACATCCTCGTCGAGATCGACGTCGTCGCCGCGATCCCGCAGGGCTGA
- a CDS encoding SDR family NAD(P)-dependent oxidoreductase has protein sequence MRLENKQAIVTGGAGGIGRATSIALAAEGAKVAVVDLDLEAAQAVADEIREAGGTAVAIGADVASEADIERVVQTVVDEFGGVNVVFNNAGIIRRTTAVETTVEEWDRVFGVNVRSIFLMCKHVVPIMAAAGGGSIVNTGSGWGLKGGGQAISYCASKGAVVNMTRALAIDHGPQGIRVNSVNPGDVNTGMLRDEARQLGQAEDGFLAEAADRPLRRMGEPREIAAAVVWLASDESSYVTGSALVVDGGGIA, from the coding sequence ATGCGCCTTGAGAACAAGCAGGCCATCGTCACCGGCGGCGCGGGCGGCATCGGCCGCGCGACGTCGATCGCGCTCGCCGCCGAGGGCGCGAAGGTCGCCGTCGTCGACCTCGACCTCGAAGCCGCGCAGGCCGTCGCCGACGAGATCCGCGAGGCCGGCGGCACCGCCGTCGCGATCGGCGCGGACGTCGCGAGCGAGGCCGACATCGAACGGGTCGTGCAGACCGTGGTCGACGAGTTCGGCGGCGTGAACGTCGTGTTCAACAACGCGGGGATCATCCGCCGCACGACCGCCGTCGAGACGACCGTCGAGGAGTGGGACCGCGTGTTCGGCGTGAACGTGCGGTCGATCTTCCTCATGTGCAAGCACGTCGTGCCGATCATGGCGGCCGCGGGCGGCGGCTCGATCGTCAACACCGGCTCGGGCTGGGGCCTCAAGGGCGGCGGCCAGGCGATCTCGTACTGCGCCTCGAAGGGGGCCGTCGTCAACATGACCCGCGCGCTCGCGATCGACCACGGCCCGCAGGGCATCCGCGTCAACTCGGTGAACCCGGGCGACGTGAACACCGGGATGCTGCGCGACGAGGCACGCCAGCTCGGCCAGGCCGAGGACGGGTTCCTCGCCGAGGCCGCCGACCGGCCGCTGCGGCGCATGGGCGAACCGCGTGAGATCGCCGCGGCGGTCGTGTGGCTCGCGAGCGACGAGTCGAGCTACGTCACCGGTTCGGCGCTCGTCGTCGACGGCGGCGGCATCGCCTGA